In Bubalus bubalis isolate 160015118507 breed Murrah chromosome 20, NDDB_SH_1, whole genome shotgun sequence, the sequence tattcttgggcttccctggtggctctgacgttttaagaatccacctgcaatgtgggagacctgggttcgatccctgggttgggaagatctcttggaggagggcatggcaacccactccagtgtttttgcctggagaatccccatggacagaggagtctggtggactatagtccatggggttgcaaagtgttgggcatgactgagcagctgtGCACAGTGGGACAGAGGGAGGGCTTGGGGAAGGAGAGGCATCGGTGttcctgctgtgtgaccctgggtaagGCATGTGcccactctgggcctcagttgcccAACTGGAAAGAAGCAGGTTTGCCTGAGTTTCCCAGCAACCCTTCCTCCACTCTAATCTGTGAGCCTGGACACAGTGCCCCTGTCAGAGCACAGCCTGGATGTGGCTGAGCCCTGCCTGCCCAGCAGCCAGGCACGTGGACTGGAAGACAGGGAGCCAGGAAGGTCATGGCCaagataaaggaaggaaggaggaggtgccagaagggcagagaaggaggaggtgaGATGGTCACCAGAGTTACAAGGAGGCTCTGGACCTTTGGCAGACATTTCATAGCTGGATGATCCTGGGAAAGTGACTccccagagcctcagttttcccatctgtgcaATGGGTTCAATACCTACTTTAATTAACGAAATCATGTGAACAGCTTATCAGAAGGCCTGTCACATGGCACACTCAATCCATGCCAGCTGTCTgttctctttctcccctccctcaCAGAGGACCCAGAAGGCCCTGGCCCCATTCTGGACATAGCACATACAAGCTTGACTTGCTCCAGATGAGAGGTTGCAAACCAGTTTGTATTGGAGGTGATCCAAGGATGTGTTTGTTGTCCCTTCAGTGTTTTCAGAAAGAGATGGTATAGAATTGgtgttatttatttctattgtGTTTGGTAGCTgcaaagtgttttaatttcacgTGAAAATCCACATTTCCAGCTCCTTTTCAAGCTGCAGGAGATTTGGTGTCACTGGGCTATGTTCCCTTGGGGTGGGGTGAAGCTGAGCAAATGCTCTGccgtttatattatttttcattttcatctctgtttagtattttctacattttcttctacTCAAGTTTAATTGACATAAAGCAGGACTGTGATCATCTCAAAAGTGCCCCATTCCCTCTCTTGGGTGTGGCCAGGCTTCCTGCCTGCTCACAGGCACGTCCACCCCCCCATCCAGGAGCATCCAGGTCCTCAACTTCATGTACAGCCTTCAACACATTTCACAGGTTCTGATCATATGTAgacatgtgtgtacatacattCACACATGTTTGTAAGGAGtatctgtatcttttttccctgttttataaatatgagaCCATATCATCACACACCACATCTTGCTTTTCCACCACCCCTGACAGGTGCAGCTCGTCTTCTCCTGGGGCCCTAGTCCTCTCCATCCCCTTTACTTATTTCCTTCCCTCATGGCTCCTGTGGGTATTTGGACTGACCCCCCTTCTCTAGATCAGTGGACCCTTCCCAGTGAGTCTCAGACACTGGGGACACAGGATATGACAAGGGATCCTGGGATCCATGTGACCACCATACTCTAGAGCAAGTTTttccaaaaactataaaaaatatatgacaaataatatatttttcatttctggaagTTCATCTTGGTTTCCTAGGGCTATTATCACAAgcctggtggcttaaaacaacagaaatgtattctctcacagttctggaggtcagtgTTTTGAAACAACGTGTCAACAGGGCTGTGCTGTCTCTGATGCCCCAGGAAAGGGTCCCTCTTTGCCTCTTTTAGCTTCTGGAGGCCCCTTACCTTGTGGCTGTGTTACTGAACTCAGGCTTGTCTCTTCAGTCCTCAAGAAGCCAAATACCGAGAGACAATTGTTAGGATTTGTCTGGGTCAAGGTACCTCTCCTCCGCTGTGAATACAATCACCACCCATGTCTGCATCAGCCCATGTTGGGCGGTGGGTTAAAAAAAGTACTAATGAACATTTTCACCATTTTTTGTGAATCATCTTGGTATggaggattttcttttttccagtttagtAGGTCTGAGGTGAAAAAAAGACTGTATGTCCAACAACAGCCAACTGGCTGTCCTTGTGGATTCAAACCTCCTGTAGGGAATTGTCTTAGGGAAAATCCActttccctccctctgcccttgtAAGGGACACACTCCAGGCAAATTGAGTGTCCTGTGGGATCTTAAAGGGAGAAACTACTTCATACCACCTTTTTTCCTCATGCTGTGGGGGCGCTGAggctcttcctcccacccctgccactgCACTagaacccctctccctccagagactggggggagggggcacagaCCCAGGCATTCCCTGCCTGGGGCACCAGGACAGAAACCATAGAGGTCAGTGTGGATTCAGTTCCCTAAAAAGCTGaccccctcttcttcctcccttgcCTGCAAAGTCACCCCTGGAAAGGAGGCAGGCTTTtcacagtttcattttctttttgcttttaatttggtGCCCTTGTTGGAAGAATCTTTATCATGAGTAACAGGAAAGCCTCCCACTTATCCGATCATTGACAAAAGAATTCTAACTGGAAAATCGTAATTTAGAGACTCATTCCAGGGCCACTGTTCTTCAGAATCGAAAACATACATGACTTGggctatattaaaattaaaaaagcattttattcatGGTTACCTACCAGGTAATAGCTCTAGTGTTGCCAATCTGCCAAGATGAGTACCAGTGGACTTCTAGAAGGGACGGATATAGACCCCTCCCCCCACTTCACCGGCTCCCCCAGAACAGATTTAAAGCAACCAAACCAATTCTTCCTTGGGAAGAGAGTGGTACAGAGTCACAAATAAGCCATTCCCCACTCCTGCAGCATCCTACTGACCGCATAGTCCCAAAGAGCAAAGAATATGCCCAAAGAGCGGGGAAGGTGGGCTCGCAGGATGCATGCTCTTTTACTCACTCGGTCAAGAGGTTGGCTGCTGCGTCAGAGGCCAGTTTCCTGCTCTcaacagaaagtgaaagcaaGCTGTGAGTAAGGAGTGGGGAGGGGTAGGGAAGTTTTACAGCTGCTGGAAAAATACCTACAGATCTTCACTGGGAGCAGCGGGCAGCCCGACTTTCCTAGCCGCACTGTCCCTTTCGCCCCAGGAAGACAGGGAGGGCAGGAACCCCGGGGACCTGGCTGCTGCCTGGATGTATAACATTGTCACCCAGCTCAGGCTCAACTGCTCATCCCTGAAGAAGCCAGTACTGAGAGATAAGTCTTGGGCAGAAGAAAAGTAGCTTTATGTTAAGCAAGCCGGCGGGCAGGGGAGAAGGTGGATCACTGTGCAAAAGAACCAACTTCCAACACCGCAAGGCTCAGCTGGAATTTATACAAGGAAGAAAACTGAAACGGCCGCAGACTGTGTGCCAGGGGTGCACTGTGCTTCTATTTTGGGAGACTTTACATTAACCCCAGGGCCGCCTTGCTGGATGAGAAGGTGAGTGTGGTCCTTACTTTGTTCAGATCAGCACATCAGTTCTAGGGGTCAGTGGTCGTatattttcttgagaaaaaaaacGGAGACACAAACAGAGCTTAACCGGCAAACCAAATCTGAACTCAGAACGTCAAATCCGGAGCTGTGTTTAAACTGTTTACAAGCCTTTGGTTGAAGAACAAGCAAGGTTACAACAGCGGCGACGTTGACCACCGGACCGTCACCATCACCATGAGCTGGTCCTCAGGCCTGGCCTCCAAGCCCATCATGGGTTTTTTCCTCCGCGTGGGGCAGCTGCTCTCCACCTGCGTGTCCTTCTCGCTGGGGGCCAGCCTGGGCATTTGGAAGGAGGGCATGGGTAACTGGTGCATGTTCGTCTGGTGTCTCTGCTTTGCCATGAGCCTCATCATCTCCATAGTGGAGTTATGTGGGCTGCTGTCCCGCCTCCCTTGCTCCTGGGATGGTTTTCTTCATGCTTATTCCTCCTACTTCGTCATCATCTGTATCGTGACTTCCTTCATCTTCGGCACCTCCTACATCCAGGTCTTTTCTCCAGGCCCCGCCCATCATCGCCACCGCCTTCTCCTGCGTGGCTGCTCTGCTTTATGCCATCAAAGTGGCCTGGGTCTGTGTCCGACCCGGCGACATGGTCTGCTTTGTGCCCACCTTCCCAGGTGTGCTCAGGAGGCTGGAGAACCATCTGGCCTGGGTCATCTTCGCCTTCATCAGCAACACTGACCTGTACCAGCACCAGCCGGCCCTGGTGTGGTGTGTGGCCGTGTACGCCATCTGCTTCGTCCTGGGGGCCGTGAACTTCCTCGTGAATGGGTGTGACTGTGACAACGACAAAACGctgctcctccccgccccccgttTGCTGTGGGTGCAGACTGTGCTCTCCGTCCTCCTCTACGCGACCGCAGTGATCCTCTGGCCCCTCTACCAGTTCCATGAGAAGCTGGGGGGGCAGCCCCAGCGGTCCAGCGATATGAGCTGCAGTGATCAACTCACTACCTTTTTCTGCATCTGGGACGAGCGACTGGTTGTGGCCATCCTGACAGCCATCAACCTGCTGGTTTATGTGGCTGACATGATGTACTTGATCCTAGAGGCTTTTGTATGGACTGAGGCTCAGCGCAGggactctggattttttttttcacctgcaGTTTCTTCATCAACTTCTGATGTCCCTTGATGCCCTCTTTTAGACTCAGATACCTGgtgttggtgggggaggggagttgaGGGGAAAGTGGATGGAGCCACAGGTAGAAGGGAGATTTTTCGGAATATGGCCTTTTTGAGCATTTTGATTTTGAAACATGTAAGCAAATtgcttttttaagaaaacaaaattaatgtttgaaaaatataCCAAGTGGAAAGGAAGGATCAGGGGCGGGATCATTGGCCAGATGGTCTCCATATTCCCTGCAGCCTTGATGGACAAGCTGGGGAAGAGCTGAGAGATGCCCCGACAGGCTGTCTCCAAaagcagagggaagggaggcGCCTTGGGTCCAGGGATCTGGATACAAGACAGGCTGCGATCTTGGACCCTTTGCTGCAACCCTTGCTTGCACCTGGACAGCACcaaatcaatttctattgattaaggaggccaagaaccctggtctaTAACATGGGGAGAAGGAGCTGTGGCCCCCAAGCCCACTTGTTGAGTGGCCAGGGCCAACTCCAGCCCTTTAGTACACACAATTGATGGAGAAGACCCCGGGTGCCCAGGCATCAGGCCCTTCTCTTGCTCCCTGCCtggcctggcctccctgcctcccagagcAGCAGCCAAAGACTGCTTCCTCAGCCAGCCAGCCAGAGCCTCCTGGCTGACACCAGGCTCAGACTGTGGCCGGAGCCTGGTGTAGAACAGAGCCCGGGTCCATTCTCTGACCCTGGAGCAGCTTCTTGGAAGGATCACAGAGTCAGCCTTCCTCTATCCACCTTTGAGTGGAGAAAAGAGGGTCTCTTCTCTCCTGCAGCCTCAGGCACCTGACTATCTGTCTTGGGGGCCAGTGTAGGTGGTCCATCCATGTGGCCCTTGTCTGTATGGCTGACTCCTATCCCAGGGTCCCTgcagggaggctggtgggctggggGAAGGGCAAGGAGGCACCAATCAGACCCTGCCTAGCATCTTGACCCTCTCAGGATATTTCTGGCAAGCTTGCCAACAGCAGAAGGGGGTGCTCTTGTAGGACCTCTGGGTGGGGCTTCCTCCACTGAGAGCTGGCTGTGCAGCAGGCAGGGAGCCCACGCTTTGAGAAGCTCAGCCCGAGGGCCAGACGACTGTGCTGTGTAGCCACGGATGAGCCACTGGCCTAAGGGCTGAGCACCTCCAGGGGACTCCGGTCACTGGTCCAGCCTCACCCCTGCCATCTCCCTTGGCTACCTGTTCATGCAGAGAGAGGGCACAGCCCTGAAGGATATGTCCTAACAGCCCACCTCATGCATGAGGGGCTCCAGGTGAGGTTAAGAACTCAGGGAATTCAAATCCAAGTTCATATGACATCAAACTACTGTGCTTTTCACTCAACTTTACAGTGGCCATACCTGCCATTTGTACCACTGACCTTTGGGAACCTGGTCTGGGAGAGCAGGGAGCTGTAGCCTGACCTCTCAGGATTCTCTCCTGTCCAGGCTCTAGGGTTTAGGGTCATGGCTTCTACTGTTAACTATTTTCATGAACCTCGGAAGCTGCTGGGTGTGGCTGCCTGTCTGATTATGACTGGCCACCAGGGAGAGTGCTTG encodes:
- the LOC102403370 gene encoding myeloid-associated differentiation marker, with amino-acid sequence MSWSSGLASKPIMGFFLRVGQLLSTCVSFSLGASLGIWKEGMGVLRRLENHLAWVIFAFISNTDLYQHQPALVWCVAVYAICFVLGAVNFLVNGCDCDNDKTLLLPAPRLLWVQTVLSVLLYATAVILWPLYQFHEKLGGQPQRSSDMSCSDQLTTFFCIWDERLVVAILTAINLLVYVADMMYLILEAFVWTEAQRRDSGFFFSPAVSSSTSDVP